From a single Penaeus vannamei isolate JL-2024 chromosome 25, ASM4276789v1, whole genome shotgun sequence genomic region:
- the LOC113815109 gene encoding sphingomyelin phosphodiesterase 5 — protein MVPRKSCYNWWLWEGLDYFSSCLTVPFLHLLSLCLSCYCQTTFDRQQPRILFLRYAVGGPILLMMTIILLPLGFVGYIIWVALCSFCDQQPFIYVDSAESQSSDVTQNCPSSFTICSANVILIPEILVRYNNNRNVYWRAQEIPTRFMRHQTPSLNIMRNLREPVKREDIVQSWLPDIDVIMLQEVFERLRGRQLYKKFSKKYPYCIYNAGEHSLKNNLCLLGSGLFIASRFPIMEASFHPFSYSTKYAKFVGYGILLAKFNLGVKSTKDESLKAVGYVGNIHTQAYQGKDRVIVHQLEEARNWLNEFVKETHNPQEEVLMFVVLGGDINSDNMSPGDSAVQNLSFWEEYEDPCRDSAGHDKPWTVGTEHRQKLLHHPFMQYPETFRDILLDDVQRRHFLLDADVEEQTPDLMKCMPKPDSNGVVGATSFGGRRRVDCLTLRRDSKVSPTSMWFSSSLAGLTDHVPVAFMLEEV, from the exons ATGGTGCCTCGGAAGAGTTGCTACAACTGGTGGTTGTGGGAAGGACTAGATTATTTTTCATCATGTTTGACTGTACCATTCCTTCATCTGTTATCACTGTGTCTCTCCTGTTACTGTCAAACAACATTTGATCGGCAACAACCCAGAATACTCTTCTTGAG GTATGCTGTTGGAGGACCTATACTGCTGATGATGACCATTATCTTGTTGCCTCTTGGTTTTGTTGGCTACATCATATGGGTGGCACTATGCTCCTTCTGTGATCAGCAACCCTTTATTTATGTGGATTCTGCTGAAAGTCAGTCCTCAGATGTCACCCAGAATTGTCCTTCAAGTTTCACCATCTGTTCAGCAAATGTGATTCTCATTCCTGAGATTCTTGTGCGATAcaacaataatag GAATGTTTACTGGCGGGCACAAGAGATACCTACAAGGTTCATGCGCCATCAGACTCCATCTTTGAACATAATGAGAAATTTACGTGAACCTGTGAAGAGAGAAGACATTGTTCAGAGCTGG CTTCCAGATATTGATGTGATCATGCTTCAGGAGGTATTTGAAAGATTGCGAGGGAGACAGCTTTATAAGAAGTTCTCCAAGAAATATCCTTATTGCATATACAATGCAGGGGAACACAGTCTGAAAAATAATCTCTGTTTATTGG GAAGTGGGTTGTTTATAGCGTCTCGCTTCCCTATAATGGAAGCTTCTTTTCATCCCTTCTCCTACTCAACAAAATATGCTAAATTTGTAGGGTATGGCATACTCCTGGCCAAG tTTAACCTGGGAGTGAAGAGCACAAAAGATGAGTCATTGAAAGCTGTTGGATATGTTGGTAATATCCACACTCag GCATATCAGGGGAAAGACAGGGTGATTGTTCACCAGTTGGAAGAGGCCAGGAATTGGCTGAATGAATTTGTCAAAGAGACACATAACCCACAAGAAGAAGTTCTGATGTTTGTTGTCTTAGGAGGAGATATAAACAGTGATAATATGTCACCAG GAGATTCAGCAGTTCAAAATCTCTCATTTTGGGAAGAATATGAAGACCCTTGTCGGGACTCAGCTGGCCATGATAAGCCATGGACAGTTGGCACTGAACATAGGCAGAAGCTCCTTCACCATCCATTTATGCAATATCCTGAAACATTCAGGGACATTCTTTTGGATGACGTACAGCGCAGACACTTCCTCTTGGATGCTGATGTAGAG GAACAGACGCCAGACCTCATGAAATGCATGCCTAAACCTGACTCAAATGGGGTTGTTGGAGCTACCAGTTTTGGTGGACGGCGTCGCGTTGACTGCTTGACATTACGACGTGATAGCAAGGTTTCTCCAACCAGCATGTGGTTTAGCTCATCGTTGGCTGGACTGACTGATCATGTTCCTGTGGCTTTCATGTTGGAGGAAGTGTAG